From the genome of Opitutaceae bacterium, one region includes:
- a CDS encoding DUF59 domain-containing protein, protein MSPPISQETLHSQIKEALSRVKYPGYSRNIVSFGVVKEITARNGAICVGLEINSAKPETAFQIQTDARKALAELPALGGYEVRIEVTSGRDQPRDSTDRHGTTPGALPREPRPDGTGFDPDPMIAAMARPDLAPDAGYGEEGPNPLGGPMGDRASTTWRGPAPVFQWEIDPSDPERQQYGEAETERDGWIFRAWWQVHPAGLVYASISAIGEEEEERPHARQHPIGRNVAVNLVYDLKRQGVVAVYGTALDFRPFVTVFLQGFGIQTPDHAGAASPEETQP, encoded by the coding sequence ATGAGCCCCCCCATCAGCCAGGAGACTCTGCATTCGCAGATCAAGGAAGCGCTCTCCCGCGTAAAATATCCGGGATATTCGCGGAATATTGTCTCGTTTGGCGTCGTGAAGGAGATCACCGCGCGCAACGGTGCCATCTGCGTCGGATTGGAGATCAATTCGGCAAAGCCGGAGACGGCGTTTCAAATCCAAACCGACGCACGGAAGGCACTCGCAGAGCTGCCGGCGCTTGGTGGCTATGAAGTCAGGATCGAGGTGACGAGCGGCAGGGACCAACCGCGGGACTCCACCGATCGCCATGGGACAACACCCGGTGCGCTGCCGCGCGAGCCGCGCCCGGATGGCACGGGCTTTGATCCCGACCCGATGATCGCGGCGATGGCGCGGCCCGACCTGGCTCCAGATGCGGGATATGGTGAGGAGGGTCCGAATCCGCTGGGTGGGCCAATGGGGGATCGCGCTTCGACAACGTGGCGGGGACCTGCACCGGTGTTCCAGTGGGAGATTGACCCATCCGATCCGGAACGGCAGCAGTATGGCGAGGCCGAGACCGAACGCGACGGCTGGATTTTCCGCGCTTGGTGGCAGGTGCATCCGGCGGGGCTGGTGTACGCGTCCATTTCGGCGATTGGCGAAGAAGAGGAGGAACGCCCGCACGCGCGGCAGCATCCCATCGGACGCAATGTCGCGGTGAATCTGGTCTACGATCTGAAACGCCAGGGCGTGGTAGCCGTGTACGGCACGGCGCTGGATTTCCGCCCGTTCGTCACCGTCTTTTTGCAGGGCTTCGGAATTCAAACACCTGACCATGCGGGCGCGGCTTCACCCGAGGAGACACAACCATGA
- a CDS encoding molybdenum cofactor biosysynthesis protein: MHVHHLFVSPGHNYFGHHGGPPGSHPMVEADQIECVAGRGIRGDRFFDFKTDYKGQITLFSLEVFEALRRELNLSEAQPAATRRNVFVSGANLPELVGKEFEIQGLRFAGVEECRPCYWMNQAFGNERTEDWLKGRGGLRARVLTSGVLHRDRRAETGGG; this comes from the coding sequence ATTCATGTCCACCACCTGTTTGTCTCACCGGGCCACAACTATTTCGGCCACCATGGCGGTCCGCCCGGAAGCCATCCCATGGTGGAGGCGGATCAGATCGAGTGCGTGGCTGGACGTGGCATTCGTGGCGACCGCTTCTTCGATTTCAAAACGGACTACAAGGGTCAGATCACCCTGTTTTCACTGGAGGTTTTCGAAGCGCTTCGACGCGAGCTGAATCTATCCGAGGCGCAACCTGCCGCCACGCGCCGGAATGTCTTTGTGAGCGGCGCGAACCTGCCGGAGCTGGTCGGAAAGGAATTCGAGATCCAGGGCCTGCGCTTTGCCGGCGTGGAGGAATGCCGGCCCTGCTATTGGATGAATCAGGCGTTTGGCAACGAACGCACCGAGGACTGGCTCAAAGGCCGGGGCGGTTTGCGTGCGCGCGTGCTCACCAGCGGAGTGTTGCACCGGGACAGGCGCGCGGAAACCGGCGGCGGCTGA
- a CDS encoding AMP-binding protein — MATLQPDRPALKIPRGRHPDGAIDYLSLSFLELDREVDAWVERLRGRGVRPGDRTLVMVRQGLPLIASVFALFKCGAIPVVIDPGMGLRSFLRCVRHTRPKALLGIPSAMLVSRVALRAFASVTTRIRVHGSLTGRLTRASNGDGLRTRGLDTRASGGLAQSAASDPAAILFTSGSTGAPKGVCYTHGMFDAQVRLIRDTYAIEPGEIDLPLLPVFALFNPALGMTTIVPEINPSRPSSLDPSAIVRAITQEEVTNSFGSPTLWRTIAEYAVARDITLPTLRRVLCAGAPVPPELWDLARDLLPNGRLHSPYGATEALPVSSIASDEVASETAALTRRGAGTCVGRPIGGGDAVRMRILRITDGPVPSMDAAVECATGEIGEIVVDGPSVTQSYDGLPVADALAKIPETSNGEGARRRWHRMGDCGYVDEKGRIWFCGRRVERVVTAHATLFTEQVEPIFNQHPSVRRSALVGVGPRGQQQPLVVVELKAGTDRSGTFESDLLAWARKQPSRVDLREIRAVLVHRGFPVDVRHNAKIHRLALARWAAGRLEF; from the coding sequence ATGGCCACTCTGCAGCCGGACCGCCCCGCGCTGAAGATTCCACGGGGACGGCATCCGGATGGCGCGATCGATTATCTTTCGCTTTCGTTTCTCGAGCTGGACCGCGAGGTGGATGCCTGGGTGGAACGCCTGCGGGGGCGGGGCGTCAGACCGGGTGATCGCACCCTGGTCATGGTGCGACAGGGGCTGCCGTTGATCGCGTCCGTCTTTGCGCTGTTCAAATGCGGCGCCATACCCGTGGTGATCGATCCGGGCATGGGTCTGCGGAGCTTTCTGCGCTGCGTCCGGCACACCCGGCCCAAGGCCTTGCTCGGCATTCCGTCCGCCATGCTCGTCAGCCGGGTGGCGCTCCGCGCCTTTGCTTCAGTCACGACCCGGATCCGTGTCCATGGCAGCCTCACCGGCCGGCTCACCCGCGCGTCCAACGGGGACGGATTGCGTACTCGAGGATTGGATACACGTGCGAGCGGTGGACTGGCGCAAAGCGCCGCATCGGATCCCGCGGCGATACTGTTCACGTCGGGATCGACCGGCGCGCCAAAGGGCGTGTGCTACACGCACGGCATGTTCGACGCCCAGGTGCGCCTGATCCGCGACACCTATGCGATTGAACCGGGCGAGATCGATCTGCCCCTGCTGCCGGTCTTTGCCTTGTTCAATCCTGCCCTCGGCATGACCACGATTGTTCCGGAAATCAATCCGAGCCGGCCGTCCTCGCTTGATCCTTCGGCCATCGTGCGCGCGATCACCCAGGAGGAAGTCACGAATTCCTTTGGTTCTCCGACTCTCTGGCGAACGATCGCGGAATACGCGGTGGCGCGGGACATCACCCTGCCAACGCTGCGGCGCGTTCTTTGCGCGGGCGCGCCGGTTCCGCCTGAGCTTTGGGATCTCGCCCGGGATCTGCTGCCGAACGGGCGTCTGCACAGCCCCTACGGGGCAACCGAGGCGCTGCCGGTCTCGAGCATTGCATCGGACGAGGTTGCGTCCGAGACAGCCGCGCTGACGAGAAGGGGCGCGGGAACCTGCGTCGGTCGACCGATCGGCGGCGGCGATGCGGTGCGGATGCGCATCCTTCGCATCACGGATGGGCCCGTTCCCTCCATGGATGCGGCGGTCGAATGCGCCACCGGGGAGATCGGCGAGATTGTCGTCGACGGCCCGTCAGTCACGCAGAGCTATGACGGACTTCCCGTGGCGGATGCCCTGGCCAAGATTCCAGAAACCTCCAATGGCGAAGGTGCGCGGCGGCGGTGGCATCGCATGGGGGACTGCGGGTATGTGGATGAAAAGGGGCGGATTTGGTTCTGCGGGCGCCGGGTTGAGCGGGTGGTGACTGCGCACGCCACGCTGTTCACCGAACAGGTGGAACCCATTTTCAACCAGCACCCGTCGGTCCGGCGCAGTGCGCTCGTGGGAGTTGGGCCGCGCGGACAGCAGCAACCGCTTGTGGTGGTCGAACTCAAGGCAGGAACGGATCGTTCCGGCACTTTTGAGTCCGACTTGCTGGCATGGGCGCGGAAGCAGCCTTCGAGGGTTGACCTTCGTGAAATCCGCGCGGTCCTGGTTCACCGCGGGTTTCCGGTGGATGTCAGGCACAATGCCAAGATTCACCGCCTTGCACTCGCGAGATGGGCGGCAGGACGGCTGGAGTTCTGA
- a CDS encoding AAA family ATPase yields the protein MPSEDPLASHLIPGPVREALRFSPDNAPLLSFAADTLLKHGAFQQAEIVFKRALQLQPEYLQAHLGLASAFYQQGKHSAALVIVEALTEPRDAHVKALLLHARLVLKGGERELAAKLYRRAVSADQEVKDAELALNFAQVFPNEKLPTRPVGLRDLVTEEREDGSPESGGKDQAERERLPIGDAPAPREIDVEKPALTFDDVGGMEQIKEEIRLKIILPLQQPDLYKAYGKKAGGGILLYGPPGCGKTFLARATAGQVNLNFIAVGINDVLEMWIGQSEKNLHAIFEQARQSRPCVLFFDEVDALGANRSDLLKSGGRQLINQFLSELDGVQSSNEGVLILAATNAPWHLDAAFRRPGRFDRILFVPPPDFAARRQIVSLQLEGKPTEMLDVDVIARKTDGFSGADIKAVVDLAIEARLRDAVKSGRVKPLVEGDILAAVKKHRPTTREWFDTARNHALYANQGGLYDDVLNFLGVKK from the coding sequence ATGCCTTCAGAGGATCCACTTGCGTCACATCTGATTCCCGGCCCGGTGCGTGAGGCCCTGCGCTTTTCACCCGACAACGCCCCGCTGCTTTCATTCGCTGCGGACACGCTGCTGAAGCACGGTGCATTTCAGCAGGCGGAAATCGTGTTCAAGCGCGCGCTTCAGTTGCAGCCCGAATATCTCCAGGCGCACCTCGGCCTGGCCTCGGCCTTCTATCAACAGGGCAAACACAGCGCGGCGCTCGTCATTGTCGAGGCGCTGACGGAGCCCCGGGATGCGCACGTCAAGGCGCTTCTGCTTCACGCCCGTCTCGTCCTCAAGGGTGGAGAGCGCGAACTTGCCGCGAAACTCTATCGCCGGGCGGTCTCCGCGGACCAGGAGGTCAAGGATGCGGAACTGGCGCTCAACTTCGCCCAGGTTTTTCCGAACGAAAAGCTTCCGACAAGACCGGTCGGGTTGCGCGACTTGGTGACTGAAGAGCGTGAGGACGGCTCGCCGGAATCGGGTGGGAAGGACCAGGCCGAACGCGAGCGTCTTCCAATCGGCGACGCTCCCGCTCCCCGTGAAATCGACGTGGAGAAACCGGCGCTCACCTTCGACGACGTCGGTGGCATGGAGCAGATCAAGGAGGAGATCCGGCTGAAGATCATTCTCCCGCTCCAGCAGCCGGATCTCTACAAGGCCTACGGAAAAAAGGCGGGTGGGGGCATCCTGCTCTACGGTCCTCCGGGCTGCGGCAAGACCTTCCTCGCCCGCGCCACGGCCGGACAGGTGAACCTCAATTTCATCGCGGTTGGCATCAACGACGTCCTGGAGATGTGGATTGGGCAGAGTGAAAAGAACCTGCATGCGATTTTCGAGCAGGCCCGCCAGAGCCGCCCCTGTGTCCTGTTCTTCGACGAAGTCGACGCCCTCGGCGCCAACCGCTCGGACCTCCTGAAGAGCGGCGGACGTCAGCTCATCAACCAGTTTCTCAGCGAACTCGACGGCGTTCAGAGTTCGAACGAGGGCGTGCTCATCCTGGCGGCCACCAATGCGCCCTGGCACCTGGACGCCGCCTTCCGCAGGCCGGGTCGATTCGACCGGATCCTTTTCGTGCCGCCGCCGGATTTCGCGGCGCGGAGACAGATCGTCAGCCTGCAGCTTGAGGGAAAGCCGACCGAAATGCTGGATGTCGACGTGATTGCCCGGAAGACGGATGGATTCTCCGGCGCCGACATCAAGGCGGTGGTGGATCTGGCCATCGAAGCCCGGCTCCGCGACGCGGTGAAAAGTGGACGCGTCAAGCCGCTGGTGGAGGGGGACATTCTTGCCGCGGTGAAGAAGCACAGGCCGACGACGCGCGAGTGGTTCGACACCGCGCGCAACCACGCGCTCTATGCCAATCAAGGCGGACTCTACGACGACGTGCTCAATTTTCTAGGGGTGAAGAAGTGA
- a CDS encoding tetratricopeptide repeat protein, producing MSVHLARAEVLLAQSRPGDAEREARQALSQDPQNASAHVILALCCVHQNRTEEALTESRAAVGLSPADPNVHRILSFVLHRLGRQTEALASIQEALRLDPNEAESHVLRSAIYFSLRNWKLALQSAEEALAIDAEHVEAANFRAMALTQLGRKQEAAETVDFALSREPNNALSHANQGWNCLHKNDPRKAQIHFREALRLSPGLEYAREGMLEALKARNPVYRLMLAYYLWIGRQSGWLQTAFIVAVFFGGRIIGGLSESYPNQQWLFTPLLVLFFLFIYLSWTSQPLFNLMLRLDRFGRHVLSPDQRHGSTVFGIVFAALVAAVAAWLYTGSEEIGFGAVILAVLSLAVAATWLHRARVRVFLGAATAGLAVLGAIAMLMIHRGHPMAVSAQQAFFFAFIIFQLIALGSRSRG from the coding sequence ATGAGCGTTCACCTCGCCCGCGCGGAGGTGCTCCTCGCACAATCCCGGCCCGGAGATGCCGAGCGCGAGGCGCGCCAGGCTCTCTCGCAGGATCCTCAGAATGCATCCGCCCATGTCATCCTGGCCTTGTGCTGCGTGCACCAGAACCGGACGGAGGAGGCGCTTACAGAGTCCCGCGCGGCCGTGGGACTTTCGCCCGCGGATCCGAACGTTCATCGCATACTCAGTTTTGTTCTGCACCGGCTGGGTCGCCAGACGGAGGCACTGGCCTCCATCCAGGAGGCTCTGCGCCTGGATCCCAATGAGGCTGAATCCCACGTGCTGCGCTCGGCCATCTACTTTTCCCTTCGCAACTGGAAGCTGGCGTTGCAGTCGGCTGAGGAGGCGTTGGCGATCGATGCCGAGCATGTGGAAGCCGCAAACTTCCGGGCGATGGCCCTCACCCAGCTCGGGCGAAAGCAGGAGGCCGCTGAAACGGTTGACTTCGCGCTCAGCCGCGAACCCAACAACGCCCTTTCCCACGCCAACCAGGGCTGGAACTGCCTGCACAAGAATGATCCTCGCAAGGCGCAGATCCATTTTCGCGAGGCGTTGCGACTCAGTCCGGGACTGGAATATGCGCGCGAGGGCATGCTAGAGGCGCTCAAGGCACGCAATCCGGTCTATCGGCTGATGCTCGCCTATTATCTCTGGATCGGGCGCCAGAGCGGCTGGCTTCAGACTGCCTTCATTGTGGCGGTATTTTTCGGCGGACGCATCATCGGCGGCCTCTCCGAAAGTTATCCGAACCAGCAGTGGCTGTTCACCCCGCTGCTGGTGTTGTTTTTTCTGTTCATCTACCTCTCGTGGACCTCCCAGCCGCTGTTCAATCTCATGCTCCGGCTGGATCGATTTGGACGACATGTGCTGTCGCCTGACCAGCGACACGGAAGCACGGTGTTCGGCATCGTCTTTGCCGCGCTGGTCGCCGCGGTTGCGGCCTGGCTCTACACCGGTTCGGAAGAGATTGGTTTCGGTGCGGTGATCCTCGCGGTGCTCTCACTCGCCGTCGCCGCCACCTGGCTTCATCGCGCAAGGGTGCGCGTGTTCCTCGGTGCCGCCACGGCCGGCCTGGCTGTGCTTGGTGCCATCGCTATGCTGATGATTCACCGCGGCCATCCGATGGCGGTGTCGGCGCAGCAGGCCTTTTTCTTTGCCTTCATCATCTTCCAATTGATCGCCCTTGGATCGCGCTCCCGCGGCTGA
- a CDS encoding SGNH/GDSL hydrolase family protein, whose translation MKQTRFLLLAALLCLSASLPAQTTTQKAADVSKADPSMGAGKDAAAGVEWHDVTTWGAEGREFVDEKRLRWFDRLPASAEAEVTKNVWNLSRDSAGMVVRFKTDASSLHVHYLLSKDRLAMAHMPATGVSGVDFYARDAKGHWRWVNVTRPATQEVKVEVIKDLMPGLREYAAYLPLYNGVEFLRIGVPAGSRFEPLAPRRKPIVFYGTSITHGACASRPGMVHTAILGRRFDRPVVNLGFSGNGRMDTAVGDCLTRIDAAVYVIDCLPNMTPGMVTERTAPLVRQIRAVKATTPIVLVEDRRFSNEWITPNKKRFHDENHAALRAAYDGLLKEGVSNLFYISGDHLYGDDADGAVDGSHASDLGFMRQADVMEPVLRKALALR comes from the coding sequence ATGAAACAAACCCGATTCCTCCTGCTTGCAGCCTTGCTATGCCTGTCGGCCTCCCTGCCCGCGCAGACAACAACGCAGAAGGCCGCCGATGTCTCAAAAGCCGACCCGAGCATGGGTGCGGGAAAGGACGCCGCGGCAGGGGTGGAATGGCATGACGTCACGACGTGGGGCGCCGAGGGCCGCGAGTTCGTCGACGAGAAACGCCTCCGCTGGTTCGACCGCCTGCCGGCATCCGCCGAGGCGGAAGTCACGAAGAACGTATGGAATCTGAGCCGGGACTCCGCCGGCATGGTTGTGCGCTTCAAGACGGACGCATCCTCGCTTCACGTTCACTACCTGCTCTCCAAGGACAGGCTGGCCATGGCACACATGCCGGCCACAGGCGTAAGCGGCGTGGATTTCTATGCCCGGGATGCGAAGGGTCACTGGAGATGGGTCAATGTCACAAGGCCCGCAACCCAGGAGGTCAAAGTTGAGGTCATCAAGGACCTGATGCCCGGGCTCCGCGAATACGCGGCCTACCTGCCTCTCTACAATGGGGTCGAGTTCCTCAGGATCGGCGTCCCCGCCGGCTCCCGCTTTGAACCGCTCGCGCCGCGACGGAAACCCATCGTCTTCTATGGAACCTCCATCACGCACGGGGCCTGCGCCTCGCGTCCCGGCATGGTCCATACCGCGATCCTCGGCCGGCGTTTCGACCGCCCGGTGGTCAATCTCGGCTTCTCCGGTAATGGCCGCATGGATACGGCCGTGGGGGACTGCCTTACCCGGATCGATGCTGCGGTGTACGTCATCGACTGCCTGCCGAACATGACTCCCGGAATGGTCACCGAAAGGACCGCTCCGCTTGTGAGACAGATCCGAGCGGTCAAGGCGACGACGCCCATCGTTCTCGTCGAGGACCGGCGCTTCTCCAATGAGTGGATCACTCCGAACAAGAAGCGATTCCACGATGAGAATCACGCGGCGCTGCGCGCGGCGTACGACGGACTGCTCAAGGAGGGCGTGAGCAACCTGTTCTACATTTCCGGAGACCACCTCTATGGAGACGATGCGGACGGAGCCGTCGACGGCTCCCATGCGAGCGACCTCGGATTCATGCGCCAGGCCGATGTCATGGAGCCCGTCCTGCGAAAAGCCCTGGCGCTGCGGTAG
- the cadA gene encoding cadmium-translocating P-type ATPase, whose protein sequence is MSTPVSPVPDSTGRSAARSHSHGAGHACEMAPEILPSGLREKWAVIMVAISGITLVIAFFGVKFAGLPGVVALTLYIASYLAGGLDVARSAFPMLLRGRFDTDILMLAAAAGAAILGKWAEGAFLLFLFSLGHAGEHYALDRARNAVGELGKLMPTTAHVRRSGRLVEIPVEDVAIDEIVVVRPGDRVPVDGVVAEGTSSLDQSAITGESVPVTREPGDSVFAGTINQDNALDVRTTRLAADNTLARVMHLVTEAQHQQSPTQRLTERFTQWFVPIVLLGTLLVIVLPPLLLQWAWADSFYRGMLLLVAASPCALALGTPAAVLAGVAQAARRGILIKGGVHLENLGRLQSVALDKTGTLTTGQFSVIEIVVFPGSSEEEVLRIAAAVEEQSSHPLAVAIVRHTKARGLAFPHASRIENLAGRGIQADVDGESVVLGALRAFSGDAHAGPSSPLKQIVGRLEGAGMTTVIVQRDGAFLGVIGLADQPRASAGPALRRLQALGIEHRIMLTGDNASVAKRVAQALGIHEVQSELLPGAKLALIQDWEKKHGAIAMVGDGVNDAPALAAATIGVAMGGAGTAVAIETADVALMGDDLAKLPYAIGLSRASNRIIKQNLGIALGVIILLILASAAGAIPLSVAVVFHEGSTVVVVLNALRLLAWREPSERLIEPAATAAQAR, encoded by the coding sequence ATGAGCACCCCGGTTTCCCCCGTTCCGGATTCAACGGGGCGGAGTGCCGCCCGGAGTCACTCGCATGGCGCGGGCCATGCGTGCGAGATGGCGCCCGAAATCCTCCCATCGGGGCTGCGCGAAAAGTGGGCGGTGATCATGGTGGCCATATCCGGCATCACCCTGGTCATCGCATTCTTCGGCGTGAAATTCGCGGGGCTTCCGGGAGTGGTCGCCCTGACGCTCTACATCGCCTCGTACCTCGCCGGCGGCCTCGATGTGGCCCGCAGCGCATTTCCGATGCTGCTGCGCGGAAGGTTCGACACCGACATCCTCATGCTCGCGGCCGCCGCCGGCGCCGCCATTCTCGGGAAGTGGGCGGAGGGTGCGTTTCTGCTCTTCCTTTTCTCACTCGGACACGCCGGCGAGCACTACGCGCTCGATCGCGCGCGCAACGCGGTTGGCGAACTCGGCAAACTCATGCCGACAACCGCCCATGTCCGACGGTCCGGCAGGCTTGTCGAAATTCCCGTCGAAGATGTGGCGATCGACGAGATCGTTGTAGTCCGCCCCGGTGACCGCGTTCCGGTGGACGGGGTGGTCGCCGAAGGCACGAGCAGCCTCGATCAGAGCGCGATCACCGGGGAAAGTGTGCCCGTGACGCGCGAGCCCGGCGACAGCGTTTTCGCCGGCACGATCAATCAGGACAATGCGCTCGATGTGCGGACCACAAGGCTGGCTGCCGACAACACTCTCGCCCGCGTCATGCATCTCGTCACCGAGGCTCAGCATCAGCAGAGCCCGACGCAGCGGCTGACCGAGCGCTTCACCCAGTGGTTCGTTCCCATCGTCCTCCTGGGAACACTTCTGGTCATAGTCCTGCCCCCGCTGCTGCTGCAATGGGCTTGGGCCGACAGCTTCTACCGCGGCATGCTGCTGCTGGTTGCGGCGTCGCCCTGCGCGCTCGCGCTGGGAACTCCGGCGGCGGTTCTCGCAGGCGTCGCCCAGGCCGCCCGGCGCGGCATCCTCATCAAGGGCGGGGTGCATCTGGAAAATCTGGGGCGATTGCAGTCCGTCGCCCTGGACAAGACGGGCACGCTGACCACGGGCCAGTTTTCCGTGATTGAGATAGTGGTTTTTCCCGGCTCCTCCGAAGAGGAGGTGCTTCGCATCGCCGCAGCTGTTGAAGAACAGTCAAGCCATCCCCTGGCTGTCGCCATCGTTCGCCACACGAAGGCCCGGGGTCTGGCATTTCCCCATGCGAGCCGGATCGAGAATCTGGCCGGCCGCGGGATTCAGGCTGACGTGGATGGCGAGTCCGTCGTTCTCGGTGCTCTGCGCGCATTTTCAGGCGACGCCCATGCCGGTCCTTCTTCGCCGCTGAAGCAGATCGTGGGACGCCTGGAGGGAGCGGGAATGACAACGGTGATTGTGCAACGCGACGGTGCTTTTCTCGGCGTGATCGGCCTCGCCGACCAGCCGCGCGCCTCCGCCGGACCCGCGCTCCGGCGCTTGCAGGCGCTGGGAATCGAGCACCGCATCATGCTGACCGGCGACAACGCATCCGTCGCGAAACGGGTCGCGCAAGCACTGGGAATTCACGAGGTGCAGTCCGAACTGCTGCCAGGGGCGAAACTCGCGTTGATCCAGGACTGGGAGAAGAAGCACGGCGCGATTGCCATGGTAGGGGACGGAGTCAACGATGCGCCCGCGCTGGCCGCCGCCACGATCGGCGTGGCGATGGGGGGCGCCGGCACGGCGGTGGCCATCGAGACCGCCGATGTCGCCCTGATGGGTGACGACCTTGCCAAGCTGCCCTACGCCATCGGTCTGAGCCGGGCCAGCAATCGCATCATCAAGCAGAACCTGGGCATTGCCCTGGGAGTCATCATCCTGCTCATCCTCGCCTCTGCAGCCGGCGCCATTCCCTTGAGCGTCGCGGTCGTCTTTCATGAAGGCAGCACCGTCGTCGTGGTGCTCAATGCACTTCGCCTTCTAGCCTGGCGCGAGCCGTCGGAGCGGTTGATCGAACCCGCCGCCACTGCGGCACAGGCCCGATAA
- the gndA gene encoding NADP-dependent phosphogluconate dehydrogenase yields MPKSHSDIGLIGLAVMGQNLALNIADHGFQISVFNRTTEKTDKFVADNPNTPGGLVGTRTLEEFVQSLSRPRKAVILVQAGKATDAVIDGLVPLLEKDDIIIDGGNALWTDTIRREKALKEKGLRFIGSGVSGGEEGARFGPSLMPGCDPAAWKELKPIWEAVAAKVDAKTGKPIPGAKPGQPVKGGVPCTTYIGENGAGHYVKMVHNGIEYGDMQMICEAYALMQGLLGLKPAEMGEIFSEWNRGTLDSFLIEITADILKQKDPVTKRKAFVDVVLDTAGQKGTGKWTSVNALDMGVPAPTIAESVFARCISAIKEERVAAAKILKGPGKKYRGAKKALIEAIRDALYCSKICSYAQGFQLMRTAQKEYGWKLNFGEIAQIWRGGCIIRAAFLQKITEAYARNPALANLLLDPYFNKTVRKAQENWRRVVSLAAECGVPAPTFASALAYYDSYRSARLPANLLQAQRDYFGAHTYERVDQPRGKFFHVDWPEPTRPQLAI; encoded by the coding sequence ATGCCCAAGTCACACTCCGATATTGGACTCATTGGCCTGGCGGTCATGGGTCAGAACCTCGCGCTCAACATCGCCGACCACGGCTTTCAGATCTCGGTGTTCAACCGCACCACTGAAAAGACGGACAAATTCGTCGCCGACAATCCCAACACCCCTGGCGGACTGGTGGGCACCCGCACGCTGGAGGAGTTTGTTCAATCCCTCTCCCGCCCGCGCAAGGCGGTCATTCTTGTCCAGGCCGGCAAGGCCACCGACGCCGTGATCGACGGCCTGGTGCCGCTGCTCGAAAAGGACGACATCATCATCGACGGCGGCAATGCCCTGTGGACCGACACCATCCGCCGTGAAAAAGCGCTGAAGGAAAAGGGTCTCCGCTTCATCGGCTCGGGCGTGTCCGGAGGCGAGGAGGGTGCGCGATTCGGCCCTTCCCTCATGCCGGGCTGCGATCCTGCCGCATGGAAGGAACTCAAGCCGATCTGGGAAGCGGTGGCCGCCAAGGTAGACGCCAAGACGGGCAAGCCGATACCCGGAGCCAAACCCGGACAGCCGGTCAAGGGCGGCGTGCCGTGCACGACCTACATCGGCGAAAACGGCGCGGGCCACTATGTGAAGATGGTCCACAATGGCATCGAGTATGGTGACATGCAGATGATCTGTGAGGCCTATGCGCTGATGCAGGGCCTGCTCGGACTCAAGCCCGCGGAAATGGGCGAAATCTTTTCCGAATGGAATCGCGGCACGCTCGACAGCTTCCTGATTGAGATCACCGCCGACATCCTCAAGCAGAAGGATCCCGTCACAAAGCGGAAGGCCTTTGTCGATGTCGTTCTCGACACAGCCGGCCAGAAAGGCACGGGCAAGTGGACCTCGGTAAACGCGCTCGACATGGGCGTCCCCGCGCCGACGATCGCGGAATCGGTTTTCGCCCGATGCATTTCCGCCATCAAGGAGGAGCGCGTCGCCGCGGCGAAGATCCTCAAGGGTCCGGGGAAGAAATACCGCGGTGCGAAAAAGGCGCTGATCGAGGCGATTCGCGACGCGCTGTACTGCTCGAAAATCTGCTCGTACGCGCAGGGTTTCCAGCTCATGCGCACCGCGCAGAAGGAATACGGGTGGAAGCTCAACTTCGGCGAGATCGCCCAGATCTGGCGCGGCGGATGCATCATCCGCGCCGCCTTCCTGCAGAAGATCACCGAGGCCTATGCCCGCAATCCCGCCCTCGCGAACCTGCTGCTCGATCCCTATTTCAACAAGACCGTGCGCAAGGCGCAGGAGAACTGGCGCAGGGTCGTGTCGCTCGCGGCAGAATGCGGCGTGCCGGCGCCGACCTTCGCGTCGGCTCTCGCCTACTACGACAGCTACCGCTCCGCCCGCCTGCCCGCCAACCTGCTCCAGGCGCAGCGCGACTACTTCGGTGCGCACACCTACGAGCGCGTCGACCAGCCCCGTGGAAAATTCTTCCACGTCGACTGGCCCGAGCCGACACGTCCGCAGCTGGCCATTTGA
- a CDS encoding helix-turn-helix transcriptional regulator codes for MDFVEAGILIRDARRTAGMTQEALAKRLRMSRSTISQLENGMIAELGVRKLARICERLGLEITVRPRNPRLTLHEAYARNRKERQAAFKETDATLAKLTPVQHG; via the coding sequence ATGGATTTTGTTGAAGCCGGCATTCTTATCCGCGATGCAAGACGTACGGCAGGCATGACCCAAGAGGCGCTGGCGAAGCGTCTGCGCATGAGTCGATCCACGATTTCCCAACTTGAAAATGGCATGATCGCCGAATTGGGGGTGCGAAAACTCGCGCGGATCTGCGAGCGGCTTGGCCTCGAAATAACCGTGCGCCCGCGAAATCCCCGGCTGACTTTGCACGAAGCTTACGCGCGCAATCGCAAGGAGCGGCAGGCCGCGTTCAAGGAAACCGACGCCACGCTCGCCAAGTTAACCCCAGTCCAGCATGGCTAA